From a single Desulfonatronovibrio hydrogenovorans DSM 9292 genomic region:
- the rpsC gene encoding 30S ribosomal protein S3, with amino-acid sequence MGQKVHPYGFRVGYNKNWLSRWFSRASYPKFVYEDRKIRDYVKSKLYHAGISRLEIERAADKIRLIILTSRPGIVIGRKGVEIEKLRADLKNKFGYDFSLEVNEVRRPEVDAQLVAENIALQLERRVAFRRAMKRSISLALKFGAQGIKISCSGRLGGAEIARTEWQREGRVPLHTLRADIDYGFATAKTTYGIIGVKVWIYKGDILNEVK; translated from the coding sequence TTGGGACAGAAGGTACATCCATATGGATTTCGAGTAGGATACAATAAAAACTGGCTGTCAAGGTGGTTCAGCAGGGCCAGTTATCCCAAGTTCGTGTACGAGGACAGGAAGATCCGTGACTATGTAAAGTCCAAGCTTTACCATGCAGGCATTTCCCGTTTGGAGATTGAAAGGGCTGCAGACAAGATAAGGCTGATCATCCTGACTTCCAGGCCTGGTATTGTTATTGGAAGAAAAGGCGTTGAGATTGAAAAGCTCAGGGCTGACCTTAAGAATAAATTCGGCTATGATTTTTCCCTGGAGGTCAACGAAGTCAGGCGCCCGGAAGTAGATGCTCAGCTGGTGGCTGAAAATATCGCACTGCAGCTTGAGCGAAGGGTTGCCTTTCGCAGGGCCATGAAGAGATCCATCAGTCTGGCTTTGAAATTTGGAGCGCAGGGGATCAAGATATCCTGTTCCGGCCGGCTGGGTGGTGCAGAGATTGCCAGGACTGAATGGCAAAGAGAGGGGCGTGTTCCATTACATACCTTGAGAGCCGATATTGACTATGGTTTTGCTACGGCCAAGACGACCTACGGAATCATTGGAGTTAAGGTCTGGATATATAAAGGCGACATCTTGAATGAGGTTAAATAA
- the rplN gene encoding 50S ribosomal protein L14 encodes MIQVQTTLDVADNSGAKKVGCVKVLGGSKRRYASVGDIIVVSVKDAMPHAKVKKGEVYKAVIVRTKKEIGRPDGSHIRFDNNSAVLLNKSMEPIGTRIFGPVARELRAKNFMKIVSLAPEVL; translated from the coding sequence ATGATACAAGTACAGACCACTCTGGATGTAGCAGATAATTCCGGAGCAAAAAAAGTCGGATGCGTGAAGGTGCTGGGCGGAAGCAAGAGAAGATATGCTTCTGTTGGTGACATCATCGTGGTGTCTGTGAAAGATGCAATGCCCCACGCCAAAGTTAAAAAGGGTGAAGTCTACAAGGCAGTAATTGTCCGGACAAAAAAGGAAATCGGTCGACCTGACGGATCTCATATCAGATTTGACAATAATTCTGCTGTGCTGCTCAATAAGAGCATGGAGCCCATTGGAACCCGTATTTTCGGACCGGTGGCCAGAGAACTCAGGGCCAAGAATTTTATGAAGATTGTTTCCCTGGCACCTGAAGTATTATAA
- the rpmC gene encoding 50S ribosomal protein L29, with amino-acid sequence MKPQEIRDLSGSELQEKLQDFRQELFNLRFQHSTAQLENTQRLAQVKKIIARILTIINEKKTGTGHGK; translated from the coding sequence ATGAAGCCACAGGAAATAAGAGATCTTTCAGGCTCTGAACTGCAGGAAAAGCTCCAGGATTTTCGCCAGGAGCTTTTTAATCTTCGATTTCAGCATTCAACGGCCCAGCTGGAAAACACCCAGCGCCTGGCTCAGGTGAAAAAGATCATCGCAAGGATACTAACCATCATCAATGAGAAGAAAACGGGTACAGGCCATGGAAAATAA
- the rplV gene encoding 50S ribosomal protein L22 produces METRAIARYIRISPRKARLVADNIKGKPVEDALNILKYTPKKAAGLISKVLHSALANAEQNYSLDIDNLFVKQVRIDEGPTWKRIKPRAMGRANRILKRTSHITVVVDEL; encoded by the coding sequence ATGGAAACTAGAGCTATCGCCAGATATATCAGGATTTCTCCCAGAAAGGCGCGCCTTGTTGCGGATAACATCAAGGGAAAGCCTGTGGAGGATGCACTGAACATTCTCAAGTACACGCCCAAGAAGGCGGCTGGACTTATCAGTAAGGTTCTGCACTCGGCCCTGGCTAATGCCGAGCAAAACTACAGCCTTGATATTGATAATCTGTTTGTTAAGCAGGTCAGGATTGACGAAGGCCCAACCTGGAAAAGGATTAAGCCCAGAGCCATGGGCCGGGCAAACAGGATACTTAAGAGAACCAGTCACATCACCGTTGTTGTGGACGAGCTATAG
- the rplP gene encoding 50S ribosomal protein L16, producing the protein MLSPKKVKFRKTHKGRIKGKAQRGSEISFGEIALKAVEPGKLTSQQIESARVAMMRHIKRGGKVYIRIFPDKPITAKPAETRQGKGKGSPVGWCAPIRPGRILYEIRGVNLELAKEALIRASYKLPVKTVIVEKEW; encoded by the coding sequence ATGCTAAGCCCGAAAAAAGTTAAATTTAGAAAGACTCACAAGGGTCGTATCAAGGGAAAGGCTCAAAGAGGCAGCGAAATAAGTTTTGGAGAGATAGCCCTAAAGGCTGTTGAGCCAGGCAAGCTGACCAGCCAGCAGATTGAGTCAGCCCGTGTGGCCATGATGCGGCACATCAAGCGTGGAGGGAAGGTTTACATCAGGATATTTCCGGACAAGCCCATTACTGCCAAGCCTGCTGAAACGCGACAAGGTAAAGGTAAGGGTTCCCCTGTGGGCTGGTGTGCTCCAATCCGGCCTGGACGGATCCTTTATGAAATCAGGGGTGTTAACCTTGAACTTGCCAAGGAGGCCTTGATCAGGGCGTCCTATAAGCTGCCGGTTAAAACCGTCATAGTTGAGAAGGAGTGGTAA
- the rpsS gene encoding 30S ribosomal protein S19, with amino-acid sequence MPRSVKKGAFIDEHLLKKVQVANEVQSRKVIKTWSRRSTIIPEMVGLTFAVHNGRKFIPVFATENMVGHKLGEFAPTRTFFSHAGDRKSQAKRK; translated from the coding sequence ATGCCTAGATCAGTAAAAAAAGGTGCTTTTATAGATGAGCATCTGCTTAAAAAAGTTCAGGTGGCCAACGAGGTTCAGAGTCGCAAGGTGATCAAGACCTGGTCCAGAAGGTCTACCATCATTCCTGAAATGGTTGGCCTGACCTTTGCGGTTCATAATGGCCGCAAGTTCATTCCGGTTTTTGCAACGGAAAACATGGTAGGTCACAAGCTGGGAGAGTTTGCACCCACCAGGACCTTCTTCAGTCATGCCGGAGACAGAAAGAGTCAGGCTAAACGTAAATAA
- the rpsQ gene encoding 30S ribosomal protein S17 — protein sequence MENNTKKTSNKRKLVGFVVSDKADKTIVVSVETLIQHPLLKKYIKRKKKFMAHDPANECAIGDKVQIIEHRPISARKKWHLNKVIEKAV from the coding sequence ATGGAAAATAACACAAAAAAAACCAGCAATAAGCGCAAGCTAGTTGGTTTTGTTGTCAGTGACAAGGCTGACAAGACCATCGTGGTCAGCGTTGAGACTCTTATTCAGCATCCGCTTCTGAAAAAATACATTAAGCGAAAAAAGAAGTTTATGGCCCACGATCCGGCCAACGAGTGCGCCATAGGGGACAAAGTGCAGATTATTGAGCACCGGCCAATCAGTGCAAGAAAGAAATGGCATCTGAATAAAGTGATAGAAAAGGCAGTCTAG
- the rplX gene encoding 50S ribosomal protein L24, which produces MKIRQNDKVMIVSGKDKSKIGKVVKILSNDNKVLVEGLNKVKRHVKPNPYKQEQGGIKEIESPVHVSNVRVVCDACANPTKIGYRFTEDGKKIRYCKKCDENF; this is translated from the coding sequence ATGAAAATCAGACAAAACGACAAGGTCATGATTGTTTCCGGCAAGGATAAGTCCAAGATCGGAAAGGTGGTCAAGATCTTAAGCAATGACAATAAAGTGCTAGTTGAGGGTCTAAATAAGGTCAAAAGGCACGTAAAGCCCAACCCGTACAAGCAGGAGCAGGGAGGTATCAAGGAAATTGAATCTCCGGTCCATGTCTCTAATGTTAGAGTAGTGTGCGATGCCTGCGCCAATCCAACAAAGATTGGCTACAGATTCACCGAAGACGGGAAAAAAATTCGTTACTGCAAAAAGTGCGATGAAAACTTCTAA